The sequence AAAAACCGGTAGTGGTATCGGTTTAAGCCTTTGTAAACAAATCATGATCCTTCACAAAGGAAATATCCAGATACAATCGAAAGAAGGCGAGGGCACGGTAGTGAGTCTTCTCTTCTAAGTATGCCGAAGACTACTCAGATAACACAAAGTTAGTTTATCTAAATCAGTAGTAATAGGCGAAATTTTCCAGGCGTTTACAATCAACGTCGGGTCGTTTTTTCATAACTCAATAAAGATCTGTAACTAGTTTGTCTCTGGTATCCTCTTTAAAGTCTCCAACAAATAACCCCAATATTTTTGCACTGAACTGATCTGCACTTTTTCGTCAGGTGAATGCGCCCCGCGAATGTTCGGACCAAAAGAGATCATTTCCATCTCGGGATAATTTTTCCCTAAAATACCACACTCTAAACCGGCGTGACAAGCATTAACAGCAGCATCTTCTTTGTAAATTTCTTTATAAAGTTCACTCATTAATTTCACTAGAGAAGAAGAAGGGTTTGGTGTCCATCCCGGATAAGCACCTGCAAAATTTACACTCGCGCCCATCAATTCAAAGGTGCTTTTAATAGCCTGGGCGAGATCCATTTTTTCTGAATCTACCGAACTACGGGTTAAGCATTGAATAGAATACGTTCCATCTTTTACCAAAACGCGTGCAAGGTTGTTAGAAGTTTGTACGAGACGGTCAATATCAGGACTCATGCGGTAAATGCCAACGGGACACGCGTAAACAGAACGCAATAATTTATTTTGAAATTCTTTATTAAAGATAGTTTTAGGTGTATCGATAACAGTTGCTGTTACAGACAAATTCGGATCTGTGGTTCCATGCTCTTGTTTCAGAACAGAAGCCATTTCCTTTATGAAGGCGATAAAATCATAATCACTTTTAGCAGAAATAATAATATCTGAAAACGATTCGCGTGGGATCGCATTTCTCAAACTTCCACCATCAATCTGGTGAATGCTAATACTGAAAAGATCTGCAGCGCGCGTCAAAATACGGTTCATTAATTTGTTGGCGTTACCGCGACCGAGATGGATGTCCATACCAGAATGCCCGCCTGTTAAGCCCTTTACCGAAATACGAAATGCTTTTACCGTTCCACCAACATTTTCCGTTTGATAAGTTCCTGTAGCTGTAACGTCCACGCCACCTGCACAGCCAATCGTTAATTCGTGATCATCTTCAGTATCAAGGTTCAGCATATATTTTGCATGCATCAACCCTCCTTTTAAACCAAGGGCTCCGGTCATGCCGGTTTCTTCATCAATGGTAAATAGAGCTTCTATCGCAGGATGCTGAATTTCTTTAGAAGCAAGAATTGTCATGATAGAAGCCACGCCAATTCCGTTATCTGCGCCAAGCGTTGTTCCTTTTGCTTTTACCCAATCGCCATCTACAAACATTTCAATGCCTTGTGTTGCGAAGTCAAAGTCGGTATCACCGTTTTTTTGATGCACCATGTCAAGGTGACTCTGCAAAGCCACGGTAGCCTTACCTTCCATGCCTTTTGTGGCAGGTTTTTTAATGATCACA is a genomic window of Sphingobacteriaceae bacterium containing:
- a CDS encoding cytosol nonspecific dipeptidase (catalyzes the hydrolysis of Xaa-His dipeptides); translated protein: MSNSLNTLEPKELWNNFAALNAVPRPSKKEERVIEFIMQFGKDLGLETSKDEVGNVIIKKPATKGMEGKATVALQSHLDMVHQKNGDTDFDFATQGIEMFVDGDWVKAKGTTLGADNGIGVASIMTILASKEIQHPAIEALFTIDEETGMTGALGLKGGLMHAKYMLNLDTEDDHELTIGCAGGVDVTATGTYQTENVGGTVKAFRISVKGLTGGHSGMDIHLGRGNANKLMNRILTRAADLFSISIHQIDGGSLRNAIPRESFSDIIISAKSDYDFIAFIKEMASVLKQEHGTTDPNLSVTATVIDTPKTIFNKEFQNKLLRSVYACPVGIYRMSPDIDRLVQTSNNLARVLVKDGTYSIQCLTRSSVDSEKMDLAQAIKSTFELMGASVNFAGAYPGWTPNPSSSLVKLMSELYKEIYKEDAAVNACHAGLECGILGKNYPEMEMISFGPNIRGAHSPDEKVQISSVQKYWGYLLETLKRIPETN